One window of the Ictidomys tridecemlineatus isolate mIctTri1 chromosome 11, mIctTri1.hap1, whole genome shotgun sequence genome contains the following:
- the Kplce gene encoding protein KPLCE, translated as MCDQQKQAQFAPSCVKGSGLGSAQGSGGVAVQGQGPGQTQTVCVTGPAPSQPQTLVTYLAPVPAQTYVRVPAPCQTYVKYPVPCQTKTYVKCPAPCQTTSVKCAAPCQTYVKCPAPCQTYVKCPAPCQTYVKCPAPCQTTYVKCPAPCQTQTYYVQSSPSQTYYAQASGGGSSSQGCAPDPCSAPCSTSYCCLAPRTFGVSPLRRWVQRPQGCSTGSSGCCEDSGCCGSGGCGSGGCGSGGCGSGCCGSGGCGSGCCCLGIIPMRSRGPACCDRDDDCCC; from the coding sequence ATGTGTGACCAGCAGAAGCAGGCACAGTTTGCTCCGTCTTGTGTGAAGGGTTCAGGATTGGGGTCTGCCCAAGGGTCCGGTGGTGTTGCTGTTCAGGGCCAGGGTCCAGGCCAGACCCAGACTGTCTGTGTGACAGGCCCTGCTCCCTCGCAGCCTCAGACCTTGGTGACATACTTAGCTCCAGTCCCAGCTCAAACCTATGTGAGGGTCCCAGCTCCCTGCCAGACCTACGTGAAGTATCCAGTTCCCTGCCAGACGAAAACCTACGTGAAGTGCCCGGCTCCCTGCCAGACGACCTCTGTCAAATGCGCGGCTCCCTGCCAGACCTATGTGAAGTGCCCGGCCCCCTGCCAGACCTATGTGAAGTGCCCGGCCCCCTGCCAGACCTATGTGAAGTGCCCAGCTCCCTGCCAGACGACCTACGTGAAATGTCCAGCTCCCTGCCAGACCCAGACGTACTACGTCCAGTCTTCTCCCTCCCAGACCTACTACGCTCAGGCCTCTGGGGGTGGCTCGTCCTCGCAGGGCTGTGCCCCTGACCCCTGCTCTGCTCCCTGTTCCACCAGCTACTGCTGTCTGGCTCCCCGGACCTTCGGGGTCAGTCCCCTGAGACGCTGGGTGCAGCGTCCTCAGGGCTGCAGCACAGGATCGTCGGGCTGCTGTGAGGATTCTGGCTGCTGCGGCTCTGGGGGCTGTGGCTCCGGGGGCTGTGGCTCTGGGGGCTGCGGCTCCGGGTGCTGCGGCTCCGGGGGCTGCGGCTCTGGGTGCTGCTGTTTGGGAATCATCCCCATGAGATCCCGAGGTCCTGCGTGTTGTGACCGTGACGATGACTGTTGCTGTTAA